ttataaaaaaactaactaaatacactttacaatcactcaatttaaaagaaataattttatattcaatttaagagatatcaattgatatcaaactaaaaaataattattaaaaagttgtattcataaagtaaaataatttttaatattttttatactagaaatactttaattactttaatttgtttatctaataacttattttaaaatttctcaaaagaataagaaagtcataatttgatggtattttaacttctactttatgaattaaggttagtattgtctcaaataaatcatcaattgttatatatttttttaaaaaaatctctctaataattaatattcatgtagaatatattttaaattttattaattactaaataataaaattattaattatccgacgtggaacgaagttggttctctcaattttctattaattattagaattattaatttatagaatattaactattagagggtcgactgtattaattaaaatattactacataaaataaactatcattaaaatgaaaatataacaGAATTTTCAGGTTAAATTATTAATagagtttaatttataaaaattaaattagaaataaaagaGAGTCCGACCTAATATGAATTATGTTATTGAAGTTCGAGTTcgcataaatataaatttttattaaatttaaatgatgTTCAAATTATTCGAGTGAATTCAACTTACATATTTTACGAGTCTCTATATTCAAATTCGATTCAAGATGACTTTCGTATCGCTGCAGCTAGTAACTTTCAAGTTGTAAAACTCGAGCCGTTTATAACATCACTAGCTTTTAGATgcatcttttataatttttccaaatactttatagtgattttcttttttcattaacTTTATAGTGATTAGATTAGAAGGAGGCAGATAAGTTTGCTTACATAGTCATACACTCATACATACAAAATGAAAAGAGCTTTAAATTTTTAGCCACTGTATCCAACTGGTTAGAGGGGACCTAACCAAACAGtaataaatacaccataaagaGATCCCCTCATAGATTCACACTCTTTTTTAATCCCCCATTTACCACTTTCTTCACAAATGCCTCCGTTTCTTGATCTTTTAAGTGTAGCCCACTAATGCTAGTAGTACATTCTTGATATTCttgattcttgattcttgatACTTCAAATGGGCTGTTGTGTAAGCACAGATGACGGGAgttcaagaaaatcaagaaaagcTCAGAATTTTCAAGTGGGATCTGATCAGTTCttgaaatttaacaaaattcaaGAAAGTAGAGCTCCACCTTCTGTTGAAGAAGAGACTGTTAAAGAAATACTCTCCGTTGAAACTCCTATATTCAAGAATTCGTTTCAAGAAACTCGAAACCATGTTCACAAGAAAATACCCATTGATCAGAAGCCATTTCTTGAAGAAGACGCTGACCGTGAGAAAAAGATCAAGAATCATCACCCGGTGATGATTTTCCGGGGAGAAGACACCGCCGCCGATGTGTCTGAACAAGAAGTTTCAGAGGTTTGTAGTGTGAGCGTAAGTGAAACAGTATCGACGACAACTTTTAATAATGAGAAACACGGTGACGATGATGAAGAAGAGGAAGTGAAGCAGAGAGTTAGAAAATCTCCGGTGGCAAGATTGCCGATTAACCGGGATTTTGTTCCAAGAAAAGACCGGTTTTTGGTTGGTAAGTCGCCCAACCGGAGAACGGAGCAGTCGCCGGATAAACGGAACAATCTTGTCGGTCGTAACAGTGGTTGTGGTGGAGGAGGTGCAATGAGGTTAGTTCAAAGTAAAGACTCGGGTAATTATCATCAGGCGGGAAGAAGCGGGTTGAGATCCGACCCGAATAGGAAAGACCCGGGTGAGAGATCCGGAAGGAGGTCAAGGTCACCTGCTACTAATAGATCTGTAATGGGTCGGAGTCCATCGGTAAAGAGGACGAACGGGTCCCCGGGTCGGTTCAGAACTGATCCGTCGGGGAGTATGGGTGGCAGTTCAAGTAATGGTGGTGGCCGTGGTGGTGATAGTTCAACAAATGAGTCGTTGGAGAACCCACTTGTGTCACTTGAATGTTTCATCTTTCTTTAGAGGAAAATGGTATATTCCGGTCGAATATTTTGGCCggaattagtttaaatttaagGGTAAATTAATGGTTCATTTATGTAAGCTAAGTTTGTTTATTTGAGGGGCtatttatattgttaatttaCCTCTTGTGAATATTAATTAAGGTCCATTTGATGATGAGGAAAATATGTGCAAAATGCAAATTCTGTTAATTTGACatttatttcacttttttt
This region of Mercurialis annua linkage group LG1-X, ddMerAnnu1.2, whole genome shotgun sequence genomic DNA includes:
- the LOC126670314 gene encoding uncharacterized protein LOC126670314, which gives rise to MGCCVSTDDGSSRKSRKAQNFQVGSDQFLKFNKIQESRAPPSVEEETVKEILSVETPIFKNSFQETRNHVHKKIPIDQKPFLEEDADREKKIKNHHPVMIFRGEDTAADVSEQEVSEVCSVSVSETVSTTTFNNEKHGDDDEEEEVKQRVRKSPVARLPINRDFVPRKDRFLVGKSPNRRTEQSPDKRNNLVGRNSGCGGGGAMRLVQSKDSGNYHQAGRSGLRSDPNRKDPGERSGRRSRSPATNRSVMGRSPSVKRTNGSPGRFRTDPSGSMGGSSSNGGGRGGDSSTNESLENPLVSLECFIFL